The Nitrospiria bacterium genome includes a region encoding these proteins:
- a CDS encoding universal stress protein: protein MYKRIYVPVDNSDHSNKAIEIGVDLAKQFGGTVIGSHAYAAKMHDKRFKQMESGLPEEYHDEKELERQRKIHDSLITRGLVIITDCYLDVMDQQCKSANVSFERRALEGRNFQVITEDINQEKYDLVVMGALGVGAVRDSIIGSVCERVIRRTRSSDIFVVKDLKPMNGNRKIVAAVDGSAHSYGGLKTAIAIGKALNIPVEAVSAFDPYFHYAMFNSIADVLSEEAGKVFRFKEQEKLHEEIIDSGLAKIYQAHLDISKQEAEADETKIKTTLLDGKPFDRVIQYVKKEKPWLLVLGRIGVHSDDTMDMGSNTENLLRLAPCNILISNRTYTPAIDTTAMYTLAWTEEASRRMEKIPVFARGVAKTAIHRYAIEKGHSIISNEVVDTAMGHLLPPEAVAAMKGMGKTLDEQGIDRNKMTADDGVVRDLMNTQSAQVMGLMGDTAAASAGADILNYDQRRELDYWVCSGCGHLAKGSQPVKCPICMGEGSAFKIIDKSIIHAAAKAEGNIEVEMAYDDVVIEWTSEAKERLRSVPSGYMRRRTKAIIEKSARKMGIKTITADFTGKIIMEYADEVSWKDELLGDNEEKIKAPAPEFEWTRDAKTRLEKVPPGYMRDCTQSMVENHARSKGVKAITLEIANEGIEQAKATMEEAVKDPSKMQEILDKLMPKKSQGNGQATAQPSSTKPAGN, encoded by the coding sequence ATGTACAAAAGGATTTATGTTCCTGTTGATAATTCAGACCATTCCAACAAGGCCATTGAAATCGGAGTGGATCTGGCCAAACAATTCGGAGGAACAGTCATCGGCAGCCACGCCTACGCCGCTAAAATGCATGATAAGCGGTTCAAACAGATGGAATCAGGCCTTCCCGAAGAATACCATGATGAAAAGGAGTTGGAGCGCCAACGGAAAATCCACGACTCCTTAATCACCCGTGGTTTGGTGATTATTACGGACTGTTATTTAGATGTCATGGATCAGCAATGTAAATCCGCCAACGTTTCCTTTGAACGAAGGGCCTTAGAGGGCCGTAATTTCCAGGTCATAACCGAAGATATCAACCAGGAAAAATACGATCTGGTGGTCATGGGAGCACTCGGTGTGGGTGCAGTGAGAGATAGCATTATCGGCAGCGTATGCGAAAGGGTCATTCGAAGAACCAGGTCTTCTGATATCTTTGTGGTCAAAGACCTTAAACCGATGAACGGAAACCGGAAAATTGTGGCTGCAGTGGATGGAAGCGCACATTCCTACGGGGGACTCAAAACAGCCATCGCTATCGGCAAAGCCCTAAATATTCCGGTAGAGGCTGTTTCCGCATTTGATCCCTACTTCCACTACGCCATGTTTAACAGTATCGCAGACGTTCTCTCCGAAGAAGCAGGAAAAGTATTCCGCTTTAAAGAACAGGAAAAACTCCATGAGGAAATTATTGACAGCGGTCTCGCCAAAATTTACCAGGCCCATCTGGATATTTCAAAGCAAGAGGCCGAAGCCGATGAGACCAAAATTAAAACCACATTGTTGGATGGGAAACCATTTGACCGGGTCATTCAGTATGTCAAAAAGGAAAAACCGTGGCTCTTGGTATTGGGCCGAATTGGGGTCCATAGTGATGACACCATGGATATGGGAAGCAACACCGAGAATCTCCTACGGCTTGCTCCCTGCAACATCTTAATTTCAAACCGAACCTATACCCCGGCCATTGACACCACGGCCATGTATACACTGGCCTGGACTGAAGAGGCCTCCAGAAGAATGGAAAAGATCCCCGTGTTTGCCCGCGGTGTGGCCAAAACAGCCATTCATCGCTATGCCATTGAAAAAGGCCACAGCATCATCAGCAACGAAGTGGTAGACACAGCCATGGGACATCTTCTCCCTCCTGAAGCGGTAGCCGCCATGAAAGGTATGGGAAAAACCTTGGATGAACAAGGAATCGATCGAAATAAAATGACCGCAGACGATGGTGTGGTCCGAGATCTGATGAATACCCAAAGCGCACAGGTCATGGGTTTAATGGGTGATACCGCCGCCGCCAGTGCTGGAGCGGACATTCTCAACTATGACCAGCGCCGGGAATTGGATTACTGGGTCTGCTCTGGATGCGGCCATTTGGCCAAAGGATCCCAACCAGTGAAATGCCCGATTTGTATGGGAGAGGGTTCAGCCTTCAAAATTATCGACAAGTCAATTATCCATGCGGCCGCCAAGGCAGAAGGAAACATTGAAGTCGAAATGGCCTATGACGATGTCGTCATTGAATGGACCTCTGAAGCAAAAGAAAGGTTAAGGTCTGTTCCTTCCGGCTATATGCGCCGCCGGACGAAGGCCATCATTGAAAAATCGGCACGAAAGATGGGCATCAAAACCATCACGGCCGACTTTACAGGAAAAATTATTATGGAATACGCCGATGAAGTCAGCTGGAAAGATGAACTGTTAGGAGACAATGAGGAAAAAATCAAAGCTCCTGCCCCAGAATTTGAATGGACTCGGGATGCGAAGACCCGGCTCGAGAAAGTTCCCCCTGGTTATATGCGGGATTGCACACAGAGCATGGTTGAAAATCATGCACGGTCCAAAGGGGTAAAAGCCATTACGCTGGAGATTGCTAACGAGGGAATTGAACAGGCCAAGGCCACCATGGAAGAAGCGGTCAAAGATCCCTCAAAGATGCAGGAGATTTTGGACAAGCTCATGCCCAAAAAATCCCAGGGTAACGGCCAAGCAACAGCTCAACCAAGTTCCACAAAACCTGCTGGCAACTAA
- a CDS encoding cytochrome c has translation MPKAIFQLTMVFLVITGLMYLFVFLEPEKSAEPEERDIRIPRAPASASNIENPIPNSPLTISEGEKIFKGKGTCFTCHGMTGRGDGPAGLELRPRPRDFSNPEFARLRTDGEIFWVIRNGSPGTRMFSYSPSIITEEEVWKVIHFIRTLGEGAATG, from the coding sequence TTGCCAAAAGCCATTTTCCAACTCACAATGGTTTTTCTCGTGATTACTGGCCTCATGTATCTCTTTGTTTTTTTAGAACCAGAGAAATCCGCTGAACCAGAGGAAAGGGATATTCGAATTCCCCGGGCCCCGGCCTCTGCAAGCAATATTGAAAACCCAATTCCCAATTCCCCCCTAACCATTTCCGAGGGAGAAAAAATATTTAAAGGGAAAGGAACATGTTTTACCTGCCACGGAATGACCGGAAGGGGAGATGGACCTGCGGGGTTGGAATTAAGGCCAAGACCCCGGGATTTTTCGAATCCTGAATTCGCCAGATTGAGAACCGATGGTGAGATTTTTTGGGTCATACGGAACGGAAGCCCCGGGACCCGGATGTTTTCCTATTCACCATCCATCATTACCGAGGAAGAGGTTTGGAAAGTTATCCATTTTATTAGGACCTTAGGAGAGGGGGCGGCCACCGGTTAA